From Mycobacterium cookii:
TCGAAATGGCCAACCCCCCAACGCAACAGCGGAGCCGGCACCGCGGCGAACGCCCGGTCGGCTGCGCGTGCGGCCGGATGTTGCGAGCGCCGACGGGCCTGGGCGAGGTCGGCGGCGATCCGTTCGGCACGGGCTGGCCGGTCCAGCTTCGGATACAAACCGACCGTTGCGTTGAAGAAGTGATTGTTGGCTTGCGGCGCACCAGGTTTGGCCATCGGCACCTCGGCGGCCAGCGATGCCACTTCGTCACCCAGGCGGGCGGATATGGCGTCGGACACCGCGGCCAGCGCCGCCACGGTCACAGTGGGGCCGGGTAGCGGCGAGCGTTGTCGCACCAGCGTACGCAGGGCGCGGGTGCTGCCGGGCCGGGCATTGGTGGGCAGCGGAGGACGCGGCCGCGGCGGCGCGATCAGCAAGCCGGCGTCGATGTCGCGGGTGAGTCGACGATGGGCGCGGGCGGCGGCGACGGCTCGCCGCGGCAGGAAGCCGGTGGCCGCGGGGCTGATCTCGGGTACCGGCGTGGGGCGGCCGAACAGCCAGGCGGCTAACGCCGAAGCGCGGGTGCCGTCCGCCAGCGCATGCGCGACTTGCACGACGGCGAGCGTGCCCGGTCCGGTGCTCTTCGGCACGCCCTGAACCGGCGTGAAGATGTGCAGGAGCCACGGCGCCCGGCGAATATCGAGCTGATCATCGGCGAGCCGGACCACCGCGTCGAGGCAGCCCTGCCAGCTATCGTCGTCAAGTCGGTGGCGCTGTAGCCGCGTGGGCCCGACGGTTGCCGGTACCCATCGCGGGTAGGTCAGCGGCGATCCGTCCTCAATGCGAAGCCTTAAAGCTGGGCACTCTTGGGCGCGTCGCTTCACTTCATCGACGGCGCGCTCGAAATCTGTTGGCACACCGTCGAATGCGTAGAGCAGGAACTGGTCGCTCGGAACCTTGGCCGACATCCAGTAGAACTGCGCGTCGACCGCGGTCATGCGGGCCGGCATCTCTGCATCCTAGGCAATCCACAGTCGAGGGTTTATCCACAGACCGGAGATTGCCGGTGGCCTCCTGTCGGCGCCTCTCGCTATAATTCGAACATGCGTTCGAATAGCCGTGAGGAGATCGTCGAGATGTTCGACGGGCTTCGGTCATACCTCAAGCGTGCCCTGGACCTGCGTTTCGACGCACTGACCACCCCGGAACGGCTGGCATTGTTGCAGCGCTGCGAGGAGCTACGCCGCCAGTTGCCGGCGGTCGAACATTCGTTGATCAACCAGCTCGCCGGGCAGGCCGACGAGACCGAGTTGGGCGGCAAACTGGCGCCGGCATTGGCCAACCGGCTGCTGATCAGCCGCGGCGAGGCATCGCGGCGCATCCACGAGGCCGCCGAACTTGGCGAGCGCACAGCGCTGACCGGCGAACCTTTGGAACCCGTGTTGCCGGCGACCGCCGAAGCGCAGCGCAACGGCAAGATCGGGCCCGGCCACGTCGCGGTCATTCGCGGTTTCTGGCACCGGCTTCCCGATTTTGTCGACATCGAGACCCGCCAGCGGGCCGAGGCGCAACTGGCCCGGC
This genomic window contains:
- a CDS encoding WS/DGAT domain-containing protein → MTAVDAQFYWMSAKVPSDQFLLYAFDGVPTDFERAVDEVKRRAQECPALRLRIEDGSPLTYPRWVPATVGPTRLQRHRLDDDSWQGCLDAVVRLADDQLDIRRAPWLLHIFTPVQGVPKSTGPGTLAVVQVAHALADGTRASALAAWLFGRPTPVPEISPAATGFLPRRAVAAARAHRRLTRDIDAGLLIAPPRPRPPLPTNARPGSTRALRTLVRQRSPLPGPTVTVAALAAVSDAISARLGDEVASLAAEVPMAKPGAPQANNHFFNATVGLYPKLDRPARAERIAADLAQARRRSQHPAARAADRAFAAVPAPLLRWGVGHFDPDVLPTQVSGNTVISSVNRGAADLSFGGAPVLLTASYPALSPAMGLTHGVHGIGDTIAISVHAAESAIGDIDDYVALLDAEL